The Actinomadura sp. WMMB 499 genome includes a window with the following:
- a CDS encoding helix-turn-helix domain-containing protein, whose translation MAETLKKGTRVTGAERDKLATDLKKRYESGESIRALAAATGRSYGFIHRILTESGVNLRGRGGATRGKKS comes from the coding sequence GTGGCCGAGACCCTCAAGAAGGGCACCCGCGTGACCGGTGCCGAGCGCGACAAGCTGGCGACGGACCTGAAGAAGAGGTACGAATCCGGCGAGAGCATCCGCGCCCTGGCAGCCGCCACCGGCCGCTCGTACGGCTTCATCCACCGGATTCTGACCGAGTCCGGCGTCAACCTGCGCGGTCGCGGTGGCGCGACCCGGGGCAAGAAGTCCTGA
- a CDS encoding VOC family protein encodes MTHVTSNAPEGTPNWVDLGIPDIERGKAFYGPIFGWEFQDTGAETGHYNLCLLHGESVAAMMKNPDESATDFWWDVYFATDDCDGTVERVTDAGGTVVEPAMDVMDLGRMAIVRDPQGGQFGLWQGRAHIGCSYVNEPGSLVWNEVVTPDPKAAVDFYAAVFGHQGEAMSAEEAGGMDYTVLKRPDGRYIGGVMGEPGVSGASWQSCFAVADADEAVRLVREGGGTVDQEPVDSPYGRYAAARDPFGARFQVMKPAPEPAG; translated from the coding sequence ATGACGCACGTCACGAGCAACGCACCCGAGGGGACGCCCAACTGGGTCGACCTCGGGATTCCGGACATCGAACGAGGCAAGGCGTTCTACGGCCCGATCTTCGGCTGGGAGTTCCAGGACACCGGCGCGGAGACCGGCCACTACAACCTGTGCCTGCTGCACGGCGAGTCCGTCGCGGCGATGATGAAGAACCCGGACGAGAGCGCCACCGACTTCTGGTGGGACGTCTACTTCGCGACCGACGACTGCGACGGCACCGTCGAGCGGGTCACCGACGCGGGCGGCACGGTGGTCGAGCCCGCGATGGACGTGATGGACCTCGGCCGGATGGCCATCGTGCGCGACCCGCAGGGCGGCCAGTTCGGCCTGTGGCAGGGCCGCGCCCACATCGGCTGCTCCTACGTCAACGAGCCGGGCTCGCTCGTCTGGAACGAGGTCGTCACCCCGGACCCGAAGGCCGCCGTCGATTTCTACGCGGCGGTGTTCGGGCATCAGGGCGAGGCGATGTCCGCCGAGGAGGCGGGCGGCATGGACTACACGGTCCTCAAGCGCCCGGACGGCCGCTACATCGGCGGCGTCATGGGCGAGCCGGGCGTGAGCGGCGCGTCCTGGCAGTCCTGCTTCGCCGTCGCGGACGCCGACGAGGCCGTCCGGCTGGTGCGGGAGGGCGGCGGCACCGTCGACCAGGAACCGGTCGACTCGCCGTACGGGCGGTACGCGGCCGCGCGCGATCCGTTCGGTGCCCGGTTCCAGGTGATGAAGCCCGCGCCCGAACCGGCGGGCTGA
- a CDS encoding AIM24 family protein produces MTSYGTQTWNAGTLPANDNVNSYAFSVDLDGQWFAQKGKMIAYYGQIKFEALSAGPLDALVAHTFNSPLYAQDWIVAQGRGKLLLADRGFDVNSFDLDDGNLTVRAGNLLAFEPGLELKQSIIPGFLTLIGTGRFVAASNGPVHFVEPPVRVDPQALLGWADCPSPCHHYDHSYMRGVLGAARAAFGIGGASGEEHQFDFTGQGTVLMQSSEVVMNEDVLLRDLEGQIGMVGTSGLQRLQHTITQRLAAERHD; encoded by the coding sequence CCAACGACAACGTCAACTCCTACGCCTTCAGCGTGGACCTCGACGGGCAGTGGTTCGCGCAGAAGGGCAAGATGATCGCCTACTACGGGCAGATCAAGTTCGAGGCGCTGTCGGCCGGGCCCCTCGACGCCCTCGTCGCGCACACGTTCAACTCCCCGCTGTACGCGCAGGACTGGATCGTCGCGCAGGGGCGCGGCAAGCTCCTGCTCGCCGACCGGGGATTCGACGTCAACTCCTTCGATCTCGACGACGGCAACCTCACCGTCCGCGCCGGGAACCTGCTGGCGTTCGAGCCGGGCCTGGAACTCAAGCAGTCGATCATCCCCGGCTTCCTCACGCTGATCGGCACCGGACGGTTCGTGGCCGCGTCGAACGGGCCCGTCCACTTCGTGGAGCCGCCCGTCCGGGTGGACCCGCAGGCGCTGCTCGGCTGGGCCGACTGCCCGTCGCCCTGCCACCACTACGACCACTCGTACATGCGGGGGGTGCTCGGCGCCGCGCGCGCCGCGTTCGGCATCGGCGGCGCCTCGGGCGAGGAGCACCAGTTCGACTTCACCGGCCAGGGGACCGTCCTGATGCAGTCGTCGGAGGTCGTGATGAACGAGGACGTCCTGCTGCGGGACCTCGAGGGCCAGATCGGCATGGTCGGCACGTCCGGCCTGCAGCGCCTCCAGCACACGATCACCCAGCGGCTCGCCGCCGAACGCCACGACTGA